Proteins from a genomic interval of Macrobrachium nipponense isolate FS-2020 chromosome 33, ASM1510439v2, whole genome shotgun sequence:
- the LOC135202880 gene encoding broad-complex core protein isoforms 1/2/3/4/5-like: protein MMSMPEGLLKLRWNNHQATFCHILHRLRSKPRYADATLACEGRLFMVHRLVLATCSDFFDEIFQQTPCDSTRAVIVLNEARAQDIECLLDYMYCGQVNVRQANLASLLKTAECLKIKGLAVPEAAVNSPPCVKRQQDFSTHESTPVKKKRKKKTSVRNSPIPSGNEFHSESLPVSVAAPQQDFPTISIPDTNPSLTNLALTPSIPLTVPLKVTVPTSDGEKASQKSGWLQIVSSMRHGNETAQVNSQANESFSSRKSKPSPRSAALDVLASNFLQSRTLA from the exons ATGATGAGTATGCCCGAAGGACTGTTGAAGTTACGGTGGAACAACCATCAGGCAACATTTTGCCACATATTACATAGACTCCGTTCAAAG CCCCGGTATGCAGATGCCACACTGGCTTGTGAAGGTCGGTTGTTTATGGTCCATAGACTGGTCTTAGCAACCTGCAGTGACTTCTTTGATGAGATTTTTCAGCAGACTCCATGTGACAGCACTCGTGCTGTAATAGTTTTGAATGAAGCTCGGGCCCAGGATATTGAGTGCTTGTTAGACTACATGTATTGTGGTCAA GTCAATGTACGACAGGCAAATTTGGCATCCTTGTTGAAAACAGCAGAATGTCTCAAAATAAAGGGTTTAGCTGTCCCAGAAGCAGCAGTGAACTCACCACCAT GTGTGAAGCGACAACAGGACTTTTCTACCCATGAAAGCACACCagtgaaaaagaagaggaagaagaagacttcTGTAAGAAATTCTCCTATTCCAAGTGGAAATGAATTTCATTCTGAATCCTTACCAGTATCAGTTGCAGCAccacaacaggattttcctacaATATCAATCCCAGATACAAACCCTTCTCTTACAAATCTAGCTCTTACTCCTTCAATTCCCTTGACGGTACCTTTGAAAGTAACCGTACCCACATCGGACGGGGAGAAAGCTAGCCAAAAATCAGGTTGGCTCCAGATTGTTTCTTCGATGCGGCATGGAAATGAGACGGCGCAAGTGAATTCTCAAGCAAATGAGTCCTTTTCATCAAGGAAGTCTAAGCCTTCGCCACGTAGTGCAGCTTTGGATGTCCTTGCCAGCAATTTTCTCCAG tcacggactttagcctaa